GTGTTCTACGAAGGTGACGGCGAGGAAAACGGAGACAATAGCACCGAAGGCGGTGTGGCAGACCCCACTCGGCTTCCACCGACTGTGTTCGGTGAGATGGTCCATCGACTCTGTGAACTCCGGCCACCCAGCGAGCGGGTAGACGACGTGCTACACCAGGTATTCGAGGCGGAAGATGCGCCCGGAGAACTCAGGGCGGCACACCGTGAGCGCGTCGTTGAACACGCGACCAGAGCGATCGAATACGTCGACGAGCGCCACGCCGAGTCCGATGTCGTCGGAACCTACGACGAACTCTCCGTCACTGCCGAGTTCGCTACCGGGGAGATCTCGGGACTGATCGACCACCTCGTCGTGACGCCGGACGAGTACCACGTCATCGACTACAAGACGAACGACATCGAAGCCGGCGAGATCCCAGAGGAGGCCGACTACTACCGGACACAGATGGAGGCGTACGCGATTGCGCTGCATCAGCAGGACTCGACTCGAGCGGTGGCTGCGTCGCTGTACTTTACCACGCCAGGGGAGGTTCGGCGGTTTGGCTGGACGCCGAGTGAACTCTCAGACCTGGAATCAGAAACCGAGGCAGAGATACAGCGAAGAATCCCGACGACTGAATAGTGACAACCAGGCCCTTTTACTGAGGTGTCGCTTTTTAGCCCCTGCCGGAGAGAGTGAGTACGCATATCTGTCAGTGAGGGCCGTGATGGTCTCTTCTACACCCCTACTGGGTCAGCGGTATCTGTCCGAGTTCTGCCAGACACTGCTGAGAGTCAATGACTCGCCTGCCACTCCGACCGAGGCAGTATCCCGGTGTTCGGGATTCAATACCGCTCGTACACAATGTGATAACATGAACCAGCTTGAGCGAGCCATCGAGATCGCGCTCGATGCTTATGCTGGACAGACAGATAAGGCGGACGCGACGTACATACGACACCCATTACGGGTGATGGAACAGATGGACTCAGAAACGGAACGCGTCGTTGCTGTATTGCACGACGTCGTCGAGGATGCGGACTACTCCCTCGAGGATATCGAACGGGAGTTCGATCAAGAAATCCGAGATGCAGTGGATGCATTGACCAAACAGAATGGGGAGGCGTATCTCGAGGAGTTCATCCCCCGAGCAAACTCGAACGCACTCGCTCGAAAAGTCAAACGCGCAGATATCGAGGACAATATGGATCTGACACGACTGCCAGCGGTCGATGATGACATCCTGCAAAAGCAGGCGACGTACCATCGGGCGCTCAAGCGGCTAGAAAAGTCTGAGTGAGTGTCGAACTCGAACTGTACTGCGGATGTGCAGTTCAGTTGGCTTGCTCCCGGGAAGGGCGAGGGGCTGAAGCGAGTGGCCGGATGGGACCGGAGGTCTCCGAGACTATTGTGTCTGTACTTTGTCCATCTTACACTGCACACAGAGATCGTCGGCTACACAGCCAACAGCATCGTACGGGCAGTCGTATTCCTCGACGTCGACGGCGAGTCGGTATTTCGCCCGTTCCCACTCGTTCTCCCGGTCTTCGATTTCCATCTCGACTGATGTGAAGACGACCTCCCCGTTCCGATCCTCGATTTTTGTCGTTGTTGCCGCTGGTTGCTCGGCCCTGACAGTCTGGATCGCTTCTTTGAACGACAAACGTACGGTTCGATCACGCCGATTCGGCTCCCCCAAGACGATGACTGTGAGTTCGTCGTCTGTCGTTTCAGTTGGCTCTACCCCCCTCCCCCGGGTCATGCTTCTGATTGGTTTCATCGAGTCATTTAACAGTTGGGTCGATATGCCGATGACTTCGACTTTCGACCCTGCCCAGACCGGGATTAGCGACTGCCATAGCTCACGCTTTTTGTCACGACGCCAGAGGGACCACTATGGACAGCGAGAGCGCAGCGGGCGTCCTTCTGGGGCTGGCGTGTGGCGACGCGCTCGGCCGACCGGTGGAGTTCAAATCGGCCAGTGCAATCGACCGCGAATACGGGACCCTCACAGAGATGGTCGGGTATGGAACGCACAACAAACCAGCCGGCACCGTCACTGACGACACGGACCTCGCACTGTGCGTTGCTCGCAGTCTCGTCGAGGCGGGCGGGTTCGACGGGCAAGACGTCGCCGACCGATTCCAGGGATGGTACGAGAGCGGCCCGTTCGACATCGGATTGATGACCGCTGACGCCATCTCCGAATACGAGCAGGGAACGTCCTGGCGGGATGCGGGCCGCGACGTCTGGCAACGGCGACCCGAAGGATCGAACGCAGGCAATGGCAGCGTCATGCGCTGTGCCCCGCACGCACTCGCGTACGGAGACGACCCGGACACGCTCGTCGACGTCAGTAGACAGTCCTCCGCAATCACGCACTACGATCCACGGTGTACCTACGGCTGTGCCGTCCTCAATCTCACTATTGCCGGCTACCGACGAGACGAGAGTGACCCACTGTCGGATGCACTCGACCGTGTCAGGGGTGACGCTCCGGACGAACTCGTCGAAACACTCAGACTCGTCCCCGATGTCGTCGACAGTTCTCAGTTAGAAACGACGGGCTACGTTGTCCATACGCTTCAGACAGCACTCTACGACGCGCTGACGGCCAAGAGCGCGAAAGAGGCTATCGTTACCGCTGTGAACCGCGGTGGCGACACGGACACTGTCGGTGCTGTTACCGGTGCGCTCGCCGGCGCTCGATTCGGAGCCGGGGCACTTCCTGCGGAATGGCTGGACACCGTAGAGTATCGAGACCATCTCGCAGCACTCGCCGGACAGCTTGTGACGCTCGATCTGGACTGAGGCTCGTTCTCGGAAGCAGTGGCCACCAGGCGTTCCTGGGAATCCGGGGAGCTATCCGAGCAAATGACTCTGTTGCAATCCTCAGCACTCGATACGTATCGCATGCAAGATACAGAGGATGTATGTACATACGGGACCCTAAGCTGCGGTCCCTTGGCGGTGGTTCGAGAGCGATGGTTGCGGGCTACTCGGTGACGTCGGTCTTTATCACCGTCGCTGGTCGCGTCGTCAACCGGAGGACCCGGTCGGTTACGCTCCCGAGAAGCGCCCGGTACTCCTCGGGTCGGCGCTTCGTCCCGAGCACCAACAGGTCGACGTCGCTCTCGTTAGCGTACGTCACGATCCGCTCCGCGGGGTGGCCGTGCTCTAGAGCCTCGACGACCTCGATGCCGTGCTCGTCTGCCCTGGTTCGGATATCGTCGATCG
The DNA window shown above is from Haloarcula halobia and carries:
- a CDS encoding HD domain-containing protein, which gives rise to MNQLERAIEIALDAYAGQTDKADATYIRHPLRVMEQMDSETERVVAVLHDVVEDADYSLEDIEREFDQEIRDAVDALTKQNGEAYLEEFIPRANSNALARKVKRADIEDNMDLTRLPAVDDDILQKQATYHRALKRLEKSE
- a CDS encoding universal stress protein; translated protein: MYNRILLSTDGTIASKEAETHAIELAAAHDAVLHVLYVVDEDVVTSYSGDEYVDESEGPEHGLEELGRDTIDDIRTRADEHGIEVVEALEHGHPAERIVTYANESDVDLLVLGTKRRPEEYRALLGSVTDRVLRLTTRPATVIKTDVTE
- a CDS encoding ADP-ribosylglycohydrolase family protein, producing the protein MDSESAAGVLLGLACGDALGRPVEFKSASAIDREYGTLTEMVGYGTHNKPAGTVTDDTDLALCVARSLVEAGGFDGQDVADRFQGWYESGPFDIGLMTADAISEYEQGTSWRDAGRDVWQRRPEGSNAGNGSVMRCAPHALAYGDDPDTLVDVSRQSSAITHYDPRCTYGCAVLNLTIAGYRRDESDPLSDALDRVRGDAPDELVETLRLVPDVVDSSQLETTGYVVHTLQTALYDALTAKSAKEAIVTAVNRGGDTDTVGAVTGALAGARFGAGALPAEWLDTVEYRDHLAALAGQLVTLDLD